A genomic region of Manihot esculenta cultivar AM560-2 chromosome 15, M.esculenta_v8, whole genome shotgun sequence contains the following coding sequences:
- the LOC110601404 gene encoding uncharacterized protein LOC110601404 → MVSLLESKRKRKTSLEEKLPTSNNHRKKAKHDFFILFLLYSLSKFQVFAACFFVFFFCFIIIFLLLLLSSSFTMEKHQYGLLVIFSIVVSLGLVSFTSCIIAETKKAKKEEVKLDNELCYLPESRAFSYGIAAVVCLVIAQIIANLVICSNFWLRKDGDSSKAKKPIAATAFLVLSWLLVCSWKLMFETTLCRAQWTSTLLRRAGMKT, encoded by the exons ATGGTATCTCTCTTAGAAagcaagagaaagagaaagacttCTTTGGAAGAAAAGCTTCCAACAAGTAACAACCACAGAAAGAAAGCCAAACACGACTTCTTCATTCTCTTTCTACTCTATTCCTTGAGTAAATTCCAAGTCTTCGCCGCTTGCTTCTTTgttttcttcttctgcttcatcatcatcttccttcttcttcttctttcttcttctttcaccATGGAAAAACATCAGTATGGGCTTTTGGTAATCTTCTCCATTGTAGTCTCACTTGGGCTTGTTTCTTTTACTTCTTGTATCATTGCAGAGACCAAGAAAGCTAAG AAGGAGGAGGTGAAGTTGGATAATGAATTGTGTTATTTGCCAGAAAGCAGAGCTTTCAGCTATGGAATTGCAGCAGTAGTATGCTTGGTCATTGCTCAAATCATAGCAAATTTGGTAATTTGCAGCAATTTTTGGTTGAGAAAGGATGGCGATTCTTCCAAGGCTAAGAAACCAATCGCTGCCACTGCATTTCTGGTATTGTCCTG GCTTTTGGTGTGTTCATGGAAATTGATGTTCGAGACCACTCTCTGTAGAGCTCAATGGACCAGCACATTGCTGAGACGAGCTGGGATGAAAACCTAG